From Actinosynnema mirum DSM 43827, a single genomic window includes:
- a CDS encoding cupin domain-containing protein, with protein sequence MSFPGGTSLSYLDVYSDVAPDGLAGGSPHVHLVASECYTVVAGAGELHTAGPGGVEVTPLRAGVVVWFEPGVVHRAVNLGGLRVVVIMSDAGLPEAGDAVMTFPPHVLADPERYRAAAVLPEHGRAAAAARRRDLAVAGFLPIRDAARDGDPGPLRDFHAAAAALVEERAAGWVDVVRDGPLRQAERSLGRARDLAAGTASHLDRATVRRASGPQEPGFGMCGLLRPIDTRSEPREEQP encoded by the coding sequence GTGAGCTTCCCCGGTGGAACTTCGCTGTCCTACCTGGACGTCTACTCCGACGTGGCCCCGGACGGCTTGGCCGGGGGCAGTCCGCACGTGCACCTGGTGGCCAGCGAGTGCTACACCGTGGTCGCGGGTGCGGGCGAGTTGCACACCGCCGGGCCCGGTGGGGTCGAGGTGACGCCGTTGCGGGCCGGGGTCGTGGTCTGGTTCGAGCCGGGGGTCGTGCACCGGGCGGTCAACCTCGGTGGGCTGCGGGTTGTCGTGATCATGAGCGACGCTGGGCTGCCTGAGGCCGGGGACGCGGTCATGACCTTCCCGCCGCACGTGCTCGCCGATCCGGAGCGGTACCGGGCTGCGGCCGTGCTGCCCGAGCACGGGCGTGCTGCCGCCGCTGCCAGGCGGCGGGACCTGGCGGTTGCGGGGTTCCTGCCCATTCGGGACGCGGCGCGCGACGGTGATCCGGGGCCGTTGCGGGACTTCCACGCCGCCGCTGCCGCGCTGGTCGAGGAGCGTGCCGCCGGGTGGGTGGACGTCGTGCGCGACGGGCCGCTCCGGCAGGCCGAGCGGTCGCTGGGGCGGGCGCGGGACCTGGCTGCTGGAACCGCCTCGCACCTGGACCGCGCGACCGTGCGGCGCGCGAGTGGACCGCAGGAGCCGGGGTTCGGCATGTGCGGCCTGCTGCGCCCGATCGACACCCGGTCCGAACCTCGTGAGGAGCAGCCGTGA
- a CDS encoding PmoA family protein, producing the protein MSGFALRHDVGAAVGFLAGGVELARYEYTPGTPRRESPKPFLHPVRTRSGRLVSLFRPHDHVWHKGIAWSLPHVGEHNFWGGPTYLRGRGYAQLDNNGAQVHRRVTGLGAHGDGVRFAHELDWVAQDGRAVLTESRVLTAVPLGDSAWGLTFDTTMTNTSGAALVFGSPTTNGRDNAGYGGLFWRGPRSFTGGVVITSDGVGGDELRGWRGEWMAFCGRHDGDDAESLVLAVDHVGNPHHPPRWFTRSANFACLNPAPFFSEEFVVGDGESARFRYGVGIADGGADGAVALAEAVRGVLG; encoded by the coding sequence GTGAGCGGGTTCGCGCTGCGGCACGACGTTGGGGCCGCGGTCGGGTTTCTCGCCGGGGGTGTTGAGCTCGCCCGGTACGAGTACACGCCCGGCACGCCGCGGCGGGAGTCGCCCAAGCCGTTCCTGCACCCCGTGCGCACCCGCTCCGGACGGCTGGTGAGTCTGTTCCGGCCGCACGACCACGTGTGGCACAAGGGGATCGCCTGGTCGTTGCCGCACGTCGGTGAGCACAACTTCTGGGGTGGTCCGACGTACCTGCGCGGCCGGGGGTACGCGCAGCTCGACAACAACGGCGCGCAGGTCCACCGGCGGGTCACCGGGCTCGGGGCGCATGGGGACGGTGTCCGGTTCGCGCACGAGCTGGACTGGGTGGCGCAGGACGGGCGGGCCGTGCTCACCGAGTCGCGGGTGCTCACCGCCGTTCCGCTGGGCGACTCGGCCTGGGGGCTGACCTTTGACACCACCATGACCAACACCTCCGGGGCCGCTTTGGTGTTCGGCTCGCCCACCACCAACGGGCGGGACAACGCCGGGTACGGCGGGTTGTTCTGGCGTGGGCCGCGCTCGTTCACCGGGGGCGTCGTGATCACGTCGGACGGGGTGGGTGGGGACGAGCTGCGGGGGTGGCGCGGTGAGTGGATGGCGTTCTGCGGCAGGCACGACGGGGACGACGCCGAGTCGCTGGTGCTCGCCGTCGACCACGTGGGCAACCCGCACCACCCGCCGCGCTGGTTCACCCGGTCGGCGAACTTCGCCTGCCTGAACCCGGCTCCGTTCTTCAGCGAGGAGTTCGTGGTGGGGGACGGGGAGAGCGCGCGGTTCCGGTACGGGGTGGGGATCGCGGACGGTGGCGCGGACGGTGCGGTGGCGCTCGCGGAGGCGGTGCGCGGGGTGCTCGGGTGA
- a CDS encoding glycerate kinase encodes MDPQRNHVVVALDSFKGSLTARAATAALARGLRRTGAHVVEHPVADGGEGTLDALLGAGFTEVPTPSTDALGRPLTTRYATRSSTAAIELAESSGLAGIADVPLTPARARAATTLGAGRLIAAALNAGHRRIVVGLGGSATTDGGAGMLIALGARLLDRHGTPLDGTTSPLHEVHSLDLSTLHPALRDADVEVACDVDNPLLGPQGAAAIYGPQKGADPALVTELNTSLTRWADLLEQATTRSARDLPGAGAAGGTGFALLACGARMRSGITLVLDLTNLPTALQGARLVIAGEGRVDHQTLHGKAPAGVAAAARAAGAPVVAVAGSCTLTPTELTRAGFTTAFTLTDLEPDLSRCHTEAAPLLERLGEHIAKTFPL; translated from the coding sequence GTGGACCCGCAGCGCAACCACGTGGTCGTGGCACTGGACTCCTTCAAGGGCTCGCTGACCGCCCGCGCGGCCACGGCAGCACTCGCACGGGGCCTGCGCCGCACGGGCGCGCACGTGGTCGAGCACCCGGTGGCGGACGGCGGCGAAGGAACCCTGGACGCCCTCCTGGGCGCAGGTTTCACCGAGGTCCCCACGCCGTCGACAGACGCACTGGGCCGCCCTCTGACCACCCGCTACGCCACCCGCTCAAGCACCGCCGCGATAGAATTGGCCGAGTCCTCAGGTCTGGCCGGAATAGCGGACGTGCCACTAACCCCAGCCCGCGCCCGAGCAGCAACAACCCTGGGCGCCGGCCGCCTGATCGCGGCAGCCTTGAACGCGGGCCACCGCAGAATCGTCGTGGGCCTGGGCGGCAGCGCCACCACGGACGGCGGCGCAGGAATGCTGATCGCCCTGGGCGCACGCCTCCTGGACCGCCACGGCACCCCCCTGGACGGCACCACTTCCCCCCTGCACGAGGTCCACTCCCTGGACCTCTCCACCCTGCACCCCGCCCTGCGCGACGCGGACGTCGAAGTCGCCTGCGACGTGGACAACCCCCTACTGGGCCCACAAGGCGCAGCAGCGATCTACGGCCCCCAAAAAGGCGCGGACCCCGCCCTCGTAACCGAGCTCAACACCTCCCTGACCCGCTGGGCAGACCTCCTGGAGCAGGCAACAACCCGCTCCGCGCGCGACCTACCCGGAGCAGGCGCGGCAGGCGGAACAGGTTTCGCGCTCCTGGCGTGCGGTGCACGGATGCGCTCAGGCATCACCCTGGTCCTGGACCTGACCAACCTGCCCACCGCGCTGCAAGGCGCCCGTCTGGTGATCGCAGGCGAAGGCCGGGTCGACCACCAAACCCTGCACGGCAAAGCCCCCGCAGGCGTAGCGGCAGCAGCCCGAGCAGCAGGCGCACCAGTGGTAGCGGTAGCCGGAAGCTGCACCCTGACCCCCACCGAGCTGACCAGAGCAGGCTTCACCACAGCCTTCACCCTGACCGACCTGGAACCCGACCTCTCCCGCTGCCACACCGAAGCCGCCCCCCTGCTGGAACGCCTGGGCGAACACATCGCCAAGACCTTCCCCCTCTAA
- a CDS encoding sugar phosphate isomerase/epimerase family protein has product MSGWRFAVSTLGAPGVPVRESARVAAEHGCHGLEVRVHPDEEVRVGITAARAARVREEVAAAGVEIACLAGYVRVCAPGGAVVDELWRLVELAGVLGAPAVRVFPGGGDGGVRGDEVAVERIGAVLPELRDAGVRLLVETHDSHATGEAALRLVEPLGEPGVAAVLWDAVHPWRSGESPERTRAVLGEYLGYFQVKDVEAGGPTPVPPGAGVVPLGECGRVLGDWSGWVSLEWERAWYPGIEPLEVPLRAAAEWFEVWRPR; this is encoded by the coding sequence GTGAGCGGGTGGCGGTTCGCGGTCAGCACGTTGGGGGCGCCCGGGGTTCCGGTTCGGGAGAGCGCGCGGGTGGCGGCTGAGCACGGGTGTCACGGGCTGGAGGTTCGGGTTCACCCGGATGAGGAAGTTCGGGTGGGGATCACGGCTGCTCGGGCCGCTCGGGTGCGGGAGGAGGTTGCGGCGGCCGGGGTGGAGATCGCTTGTCTTGCCGGGTACGTGCGGGTTTGCGCGCCCGGTGGGGCGGTGGTTGACGAGTTGTGGCGGTTGGTGGAGTTGGCCGGGGTGCTGGGGGCGCCTGCGGTTCGGGTTTTTCCCGGTGGGGGTGATGGGGGTGTGAGGGGGGATGAGGTTGCCGTCGAGCGGATCGGGGCGGTGTTGCCGGAGTTGAGGGACGCCGGGGTTCGGTTGTTGGTGGAGACGCACGATTCGCACGCCACCGGGGAGGCGGCGTTGCGGTTGGTCGAACCGTTGGGGGAGCCGGGAGTCGCTGCGGTGTTGTGGGACGCGGTGCACCCCTGGCGGAGTGGGGAGTCGCCTGAGCGGACCCGTGCCGTGCTGGGGGAGTACCTGGGGTACTTCCAGGTCAAGGACGTTGAGGCCGGTGGGCCTACGCCGGTTCCGCCTGGGGCTGGGGTGGTTCCGCTCGGGGAGTGCGGGCGGGTGCTGGGGGACTGGTCCGGCTGGGTTTCGCTGGAGTGGGAGCGGGCCTGGTATCCGGGGATCGAGCCGTTGGAGGTGCCGTTGCGGGCCGCTGCCGAGTGGTTCGAGGTGTGGCGGCCTCGGTGA
- a CDS encoding GOLPH3/VPS74 family protein encodes MEPTPLIVEDLMLLLLDDETGTMAGAGTMHYSLGGALLVELALRDRVEIIEGTEGLGGPKVIATGPQDLEDPLLRTAHEQIAQRTRRAQSVLLEIGAGLYKPVINRLIERDLIRTENKRVLGLFRTTRLPSNAPAHEADLRTKIRATLEDDQPADPRTGALIALLSASGTLPALRPPLPWSSKVAHRAKHIEAGNWAASAVTLAVATATAGAVAAAAVAATTAVVATS; translated from the coding sequence GTGGAACCCACCCCGCTGATCGTCGAAGACCTGATGCTCCTGCTGCTGGACGACGAGACCGGCACCATGGCCGGCGCAGGCACCATGCACTACTCCCTCGGCGGCGCACTGCTGGTCGAACTGGCGCTGCGCGACCGGGTCGAGATCATCGAGGGCACCGAGGGCCTCGGTGGCCCCAAGGTCATCGCCACCGGTCCCCAGGACCTGGAAGACCCCCTCCTGCGCACCGCGCACGAGCAGATCGCCCAGCGGACCAGGCGAGCCCAGTCGGTCCTGCTGGAGATCGGCGCGGGCCTCTACAAGCCGGTGATCAACCGCCTGATCGAGCGCGACCTGATCCGCACCGAGAACAAGCGAGTCCTCGGCCTGTTCCGCACCACGCGCCTCCCGAGCAACGCCCCGGCGCACGAGGCGGACCTGCGCACCAAGATCCGCGCCACCCTGGAGGACGACCAGCCCGCAGACCCCCGAACCGGAGCCCTGATCGCCCTGCTCTCCGCGAGCGGCACCCTCCCCGCCCTGCGCCCACCCCTTCCCTGGTCGTCGAAGGTCGCCCACCGCGCCAAGCACATCGAAGCGGGCAACTGGGCCGCCTCAGCCGTGACCCTGGCAGTCGCCACCGCCACCGCAGGCGCGGTAGCCGCAGCAGCGGTAGCTGCCACCACCGCGGTAGTAGCCACCAGCTGA
- a CDS encoding LysR family transcriptional regulator, whose protein sequence is MLNPWRLRLLSQLETLGTVRAVAEAASLSASTVSQQLSVLEAETRTRLLERTGRRVRLTSAGQLLARRAREILDHMDTVEAELLGLGGEPAGLVRVGTFQSGIHTLAVPAVLQLARSHPHLQVELLELEPHESLRALRVGDADLVITTADFVEVPLGPDLDVVPLAVDPVVLVLPQHRGARGPVDLAAFADEPWALDVPGSYMANLTTRLCRQAGFEPRVVCRFSNYLMTLQHVEAGLSVALLPALAVDERYRLVRRELVPEVTRTITAVVRRGARRPAGVELVLETLRRLPTPPGISRP, encoded by the coding sequence GTGCTGAACCCGTGGCGGCTGCGGCTGCTGAGCCAGCTGGAGACCCTGGGGACCGTGCGCGCGGTCGCTGAGGCTGCTTCGCTGAGCGCGTCGACCGTGTCCCAGCAGCTGTCGGTGCTGGAGGCCGAGACGCGCACCCGGTTGCTGGAGCGGACCGGGCGGCGGGTGCGGTTGACGTCGGCCGGGCAGCTGCTGGCGCGGCGGGCGCGGGAGATCCTCGACCACATGGACACCGTGGAGGCCGAGCTGCTCGGGCTCGGTGGGGAACCCGCCGGGCTCGTGCGGGTGGGCACGTTCCAGAGCGGGATCCACACCCTCGCGGTGCCCGCTGTGCTCCAGCTGGCGCGCTCGCACCCGCACCTCCAGGTCGAGCTGCTGGAGCTGGAGCCGCACGAGAGCCTGCGCGCGCTGCGGGTGGGGGACGCTGATCTGGTCATCACGACGGCGGACTTCGTCGAGGTCCCGCTCGGGCCTGATCTGGACGTGGTGCCGCTGGCGGTCGATCCGGTGGTGCTCGTCCTGCCGCAGCACCGGGGTGCGCGGGGGCCGGTGGATCTCGCGGCGTTCGCGGATGAGCCGTGGGCGCTGGACGTGCCGGGGTCCTACATGGCGAACCTGACGACGCGGTTGTGCCGTCAGGCCGGGTTCGAGCCTCGGGTGGTGTGCCGGTTCAGCAACTACCTGATGACGCTCCAGCACGTCGAGGCCGGGTTGTCGGTGGCGCTGCTGCCCGCGCTGGCGGTGGACGAGCGGTACCGGCTGGTTCGGCGTGAGCTGGTGCCGGAGGTGACGCGCACGATCACCGCGGTGGTGCGCAGGGGTGCTCGGCGGCCGGCCGGGGTCGAGCTGGTGCTGGAGACCTTGCGCCGGTTGCCCACGCCGCCGGGGATTTCCCGGCCGTAG
- a CDS encoding aspartate aminotransferase family protein produces the protein MATAHSDSNDSSAPAFWSDVDRHLVRYGGTFTPEIISSAEGSFLRTEDGRRILDFTSGQMSAILGHSHPEVVETVRRQVGTLDHLFSGMLSRPVVDLARRLANTLPDPLQKVQLLTTGAESNEAALRLAKLATGKHEIVSFARSWHGMTQGAAGATYSAGRKGYGPTAPGNFALPSPNTYRPDFTTPDGTLDWRRQLDFGFDLIDAQSTGSLAACLVEPILSSGGVLEPPPGYFAALQEKCRERDMLLILDEAQTGLCRTGTWYAFERDGIVPDVLTLSKTLGAGLPLAAVITSAEIEERAHERGYLFFTTHVSDPLVAAVGNTVLDVLERDDLATRATKLGDQLRTGLDRLATEHEVVGDIRGRGLLVGLELVADRTTKQASDELGAAVTRRCLALGLHMNIVQLPGMGGVFRIAPPLTATEDELALGLEILDQALTDVTKGKSA, from the coding sequence ATGGCCACTGCGCACAGCGATTCGAACGACTCGTCGGCCCCCGCCTTCTGGTCGGACGTGGACCGCCACCTGGTCCGCTACGGCGGCACGTTCACCCCGGAGATCATCAGCAGCGCCGAGGGCAGCTTCCTGCGCACCGAGGACGGCCGCCGCATCCTGGACTTCACGTCCGGCCAGATGAGCGCCATCCTCGGCCACTCCCACCCCGAGGTGGTCGAGACGGTCCGCCGACAGGTCGGCACGCTGGACCACCTGTTCAGCGGGATGCTCAGCCGACCGGTGGTCGACCTCGCCCGCCGCCTCGCGAACACCCTCCCGGACCCGCTGCAGAAGGTCCAGCTGCTGACCACCGGCGCGGAGTCCAACGAGGCCGCCCTGCGCCTGGCCAAGCTCGCCACGGGCAAGCACGAGATCGTCTCGTTCGCCCGCTCGTGGCACGGCATGACCCAGGGCGCCGCAGGCGCCACCTACAGCGCGGGCCGCAAGGGCTACGGCCCCACGGCTCCCGGCAACTTCGCCCTCCCCTCCCCGAACACCTACCGCCCGGACTTCACCACCCCGGACGGAACCCTGGACTGGCGCCGCCAGCTGGACTTCGGCTTCGACCTGATCGACGCCCAGTCCACCGGCAGCCTCGCGGCCTGCCTGGTCGAACCGATCCTGTCGTCGGGCGGCGTCCTGGAACCACCACCCGGCTACTTCGCCGCCCTCCAGGAGAAGTGCCGCGAGCGCGACATGCTCCTGATCCTCGACGAGGCCCAGACCGGCCTGTGCCGCACGGGCACCTGGTACGCGTTCGAGCGCGACGGGATCGTCCCCGACGTCCTGACGCTCTCCAAGACCCTGGGCGCGGGCCTACCGCTGGCCGCGGTGATCACCAGCGCCGAGATCGAGGAGCGCGCCCACGAACGCGGCTACCTGTTCTTCACCACCCACGTCTCCGACCCGCTGGTCGCAGCCGTGGGCAACACCGTGCTGGACGTGCTCGAGCGCGACGACCTGGCCACCCGCGCGACCAAGCTCGGCGACCAGCTCCGCACCGGCCTCGACCGCCTCGCGACCGAGCACGAGGTGGTCGGCGACATCCGAGGCCGAGGCCTCCTGGTCGGCCTGGAACTGGTGGCCGACCGAACCACCAAGCAGGCCTCGGACGAACTGGGCGCCGCGGTCACCCGCCGTTGCCTGGCACTGGGCCTGCACATGAACATCGTGCAGCTGCCCGGCATGGGCGGCGTCTTCCGGATCGCCCCGCCGCTCACCGCGACCGAGGACGAGCTGGCCCTAGGCCTGGAGATCCTGGACCAGGCGCTGACCGACGTGACCAAGGGCAAGTCCGCCTAG
- a CDS encoding nitroreductase/quinone reductase family protein, protein MRFVAGFNKLVLRLRASRRWGGAVRKRITIVTYTGRRSGRTFTTPVGYTRTGDTVLIKVMMPDRKSWWRNFTGDGGHLSLELDGANRPGHATARRAAKGQVEVTVHLDRAQR, encoded by the coding sequence ATGCGCTTCGTGGCCGGCTTCAACAAACTCGTCCTGCGCCTGCGCGCGTCCCGCCGCTGGGGCGGCGCGGTGCGCAAGCGCATCACCATCGTCACCTACACCGGCCGCCGCTCCGGCCGCACGTTCACCACCCCGGTCGGCTACACCCGCACCGGCGACACCGTGCTGATCAAGGTGATGATGCCGGACCGCAAGTCGTGGTGGCGCAACTTCACCGGCGACGGCGGTCACCTGTCCCTGGAACTCGACGGTGCCAACCGTCCCGGCCACGCGACCGCTCGCCGAGCGGCCAAGGGGCAGGTCGAGGTGACCGTGCACCTGGACCGCGCCCAGCGCTAA
- a CDS encoding RICIN domain-containing protein, which produces MGVQVNPVEAGRARGARTAGVAAAATVVTLAGGLLLWPSAQPANAAVGAGTYTVTNGGSGLCLGSPGAAADAQLQLQACTGADGQKWALTSVSGGFRITSVSTGLCVGVAGAATSAGKAIQQQSCSGGAGQVWSLTESGSNHRVVNPNADKCMNTKDNATTAGAAVQTNSCDSATSKQWGFTPAGGGQPTTTTTSGGSATTTTKPPVTTTTPPPSGSAIYASPSGTDGAAGTEAAPTTLTSAISRVASGGTIYLRGGTYRFSSTVSIPQGRNGTASKRTQLFAYSGETPVLNFSAQSEDPANRGLALNASYWHVRGIVVERAGDNGIFISGSNNVVERTVTRFNRDSGLQLSRELSSTPKDQWPANNLILSSESHDNADSDGEDADGFAAKLTSGPGNVFRYTVSHNNIDDGWDLYTKTDTGPIGAVTIEDSLAYGNGTLSDGSQAGNGDRNGFKLGGEDIAVNHVVQRTIAYDNGKHGFTYNRNLGKITMSNNVSVDSTERNFNFDGGTSVFRNNVSCYSSGGTKDKTIGDVDSSNQFWSGSNGSKCSAYSGKLTWSFASDGRLVVSFGGKVVNP; this is translated from the coding sequence ATGGGTGTGCAGGTGAATCCGGTGGAGGCCGGGCGGGCGCGTGGGGCGCGCACCGCCGGGGTCGCCGCCGCGGCCACGGTGGTGACGCTCGCGGGCGGGCTGCTGCTCTGGCCGTCCGCTCAACCCGCGAACGCGGCGGTGGGCGCGGGGACCTACACCGTGACCAACGGTGGCAGCGGGTTGTGCCTCGGTTCGCCCGGTGCGGCGGCGGATGCGCAGCTGCAACTGCAGGCGTGCACGGGCGCCGACGGTCAGAAGTGGGCGCTGACGTCGGTCAGCGGCGGGTTCCGGATCACCTCGGTGTCCACCGGGCTGTGCGTCGGGGTGGCGGGGGCGGCCACGAGCGCGGGCAAGGCCATCCAGCAGCAGTCGTGCTCCGGTGGGGCCGGGCAGGTGTGGTCGCTGACCGAGAGCGGATCGAACCACCGGGTGGTCAACCCGAACGCCGACAAGTGCATGAACACCAAGGACAACGCCACGACGGCGGGCGCCGCGGTGCAAACGAACTCGTGCGACAGCGCGACCTCCAAGCAGTGGGGCTTCACCCCGGCGGGTGGCGGGCAGCCGACGACCACCACCACGAGTGGCGGTAGCGCGACCACGACCACCAAGCCGCCGGTGACGACCACGACGCCGCCGCCGAGCGGTTCGGCGATCTACGCCTCGCCCAGCGGGACCGACGGGGCTGCGGGCACCGAGGCCGCGCCGACGACGCTCACCTCGGCGATCTCGCGCGTCGCGTCCGGCGGGACGATCTACCTGCGCGGTGGCACGTACCGGTTCTCCAGCACGGTGTCCATCCCGCAGGGCCGCAACGGCACGGCGAGCAAGCGCACCCAGCTGTTCGCCTACTCGGGTGAGACCCCAGTGCTGAACTTCTCGGCGCAGAGCGAGGACCCGGCGAACCGGGGTCTGGCGCTGAACGCGTCGTACTGGCACGTGCGCGGCATCGTGGTGGAGCGCGCCGGTGACAACGGCATCTTCATCAGCGGCAGCAACAACGTCGTCGAGCGGACCGTGACCCGGTTCAACCGGGACAGCGGCCTCCAGCTGTCGCGGGAGCTGTCCAGCACGCCGAAGGACCAGTGGCCGGCGAACAACCTGATCCTCAGCTCCGAGTCGCACGACAACGCGGACTCGGACGGCGAGGACGCCGACGGGTTCGCCGCGAAGCTGACCTCGGGGCCGGGCAACGTGTTCCGCTACACCGTGTCGCACAACAACATCGACGACGGCTGGGACCTCTACACCAAGACCGACACCGGTCCCATCGGCGCGGTGACGATCGAGGACTCGCTGGCGTACGGCAACGGCACGCTGAGCGACGGCTCGCAGGCGGGCAACGGCGACCGCAACGGCTTCAAGCTGGGCGGTGAGGACATCGCGGTGAACCACGTGGTCCAGCGCACCATCGCCTACGACAACGGCAAGCACGGCTTCACCTACAACCGCAACCTCGGCAAGATCACCATGTCGAACAACGTGAGCGTCGACAGCACCGAGCGGAACTTCAACTTCGACGGTGGCACGTCGGTGTTCCGCAACAACGTGTCCTGCTACAGCAGCGGTGGCACGAAGGACAAGACGATCGGCGACGTGGACTCGTCCAACCAGTTCTGGTCGGGGTCGAACGGCTCGAAGTGCTCCGCCTACTCCGGCAAGCTGACCTGGTCGTTCGCCTCGGACGGGCGGCTGGTCGTGAGCTTCGGCGGCAAGGTGGTCAACCCGTAG